From one Rosa rugosa chromosome 4, drRosRugo1.1, whole genome shotgun sequence genomic stretch:
- the LOC133743240 gene encoding uncharacterized protein LOC133743240, whose translation MLAKKICDADRVGQRAWKLLRMAFIWARKGGVFKHRLMMELRVVPKFLKNHLGTNASTKSRPQIHYFEREFSFDKTPLFNLKMHRPPSMRFNIPCLNPPLVLHDDDDHLFHSDHYDEGRKSFLTNSDHADDLDRDDDGDDLDQGMTLSEDYGTAAYSCANYEDEAVDRKADEFIAKFYRQMKLQRQISHTQYND comes from the coding sequence ATGCTGGCAAAGAAAATTTGTGATGCTGATCGTGTTGGTCAGAGAGCATGGAAGCTGCTGCGTATGGCATTTATATGGGCAAGAAAGGGCGGCGTCTTCAAACACCGCCTCATGATGGAACTGAGGGTCGTCCCCAAGTTCCTTAAGAATCACCTTGGCACAAATGCATCAACAAAGTCAAGACCACAAATCCATTACTTTGAACGCGAGTTCTCCTTCGACAAGACCCCCCTTTTCAATCTCAAAATGCACCGTCCACCCTCCATGCGCTTCAACATTCCTTGCCTTAACCCCCCACTAGTACTGCACGACGATGACGACCATCTCTTTCATTCTGATCATTATGATGAAGGAAGGAAGAGCTTCCTTACAAATTCTGATCATGCTGATGATCTTGAtcgtgatgatgatggtgatgatctTGACCAGGGGATGACATTGTCAGAAGACTATGGTACAGCTGCTTATTCATGTGCTAATTATGAGGACGAAGCAGTTGACAGAAAGGCAGATGAGTTCATCGCCAAATTCTATCGGCAAATGAAGCTGCAAAGACAAATTTCACACACACAGTACAATGACTGA
- the LOC133743239 gene encoding uncharacterized protein LOC133743239, which produces MKYVLVTGGVVSGLGKGVTASSIGVVLRACGLRVTCIKIDPYLNTDAGTMSPFEHGEVFVLDDGGEVDLDLGNYERFVDVTLTRDNNITTGKIYQSVLDKERRGDYLGKTVQVVPHITDAIKNWIESVSLIPVDGKEGPADVCVIELGGTVGDIESMPFIEALRQLSFSVGQENFCLIHVSLIPVLGVVGEQKTKPTQHSVRELRALGLTPHLLACRSAQPLLENTKQKLSQFCHVAAGNILNIHDVPNIWHIPLLLRNQNAHRSILQQLNLPSIATPDLRDWTKMAETYDNLSNSVRIAMVGKYVGLTDSYLSVVKALLHACIACSLKPEIDWIAASDLEDDSAKLTPEAHAAAWDTLRNAACVLVPGGFGDRGVRGMILAAKYARENNVPYLGICLGMQISVIEFARAVLGLERADSTEFDAQTPNPVVIFMPEGSRTHMGSTMRLGSRRTLFQTPDCITSKLYHNSKYVDERHRHRYEVNPDVIGILEEAGLKFVGKDDSGRRMEILELPSHPFYIGVQFHPEFKSRPRRPSALFLGLILAATGQLETYLSGNQSNS; this is translated from the exons ATGAAGTACGTTTTGGTGACCGGAGGTGTGGTCAGTGGCCTCGGCAAAGGCGTCACTGCCAGCAGCATAGGCGTCGTTCTCAGAGCCTGTGGCCTTCGCGTCACCTGCATCAAAATTG ATCCCTACTTGAATACGGATGCCGGTACCATGTCTCCCTTTGAACACGGCGAGGtttttgttcttgatgatggtggagag GTTGATTTAGACCTGGGTAACTACGAACGCTTCGTAGATGTGACTCTTACTAGGGACAACAACATTACGACGGGCAAGATATATCAG TCGGTCCTTGACAAGGAGCGGAGAGGAGATTATCTTGGAAAGACTGTGCAG GTAGTTCCACACATCACCGATGCCATCAAAAATTGGATTGAATCTGTTTCTCTCATTCCTGTGGATGGAAAAGAGGGCCCTGCAGATGTTTGTGTTATAGAGTTGGGCGGAACTGTGG gGGACATTGAATCAATGCCATTCATTGAGGCTCTTCGGCAGTTGTCTTTTTCGGTCG GGCAAGAAAACTTCTGTCTTATCCATGTGAGCCTAATACCGGTACTGGGTGTTGTAGGAGAGCAA AAAACAAAGCCTACACAACATAGTGTGCGGGAGCTAAGAGCATTAGGCTTGACCCCTCATCTATTAGCATGTCGCTCCGCGCAG CCTTTATTGGAAAATACGAAGCAGAAACTTTCACAATTTTGTCATGTTGCA GCTGGTAATATTCTTAATATTCATGATGTTCCAAACATCTGGCACATCCCTCTCTTACTTAGG AACCAAAATGCTCATCGGTCGATTCTTCAACAACTTAATTTACCAAG CATTGCTACACCTGATTTGAGAGATTGGACCAAGATGGCAGAGACTTATGATAATCTCTCCAATTCT GTGAGGATTGCCATGGTGGGAAAGTATGTTGGCCTCACAGATTCATATCTGTCTGTAGTGAAG GCCCTTTTGCATGCTTGCATTGCATGTTCTCTAAAGCCAGAAATTGACTGGATTGCTGCTTCGGATCTTGAAGATGATAGTGCTAAACTG ACACCAGAAGCACATGCTGCTGCGTGGGACACTTTAAGG AATGCAGCTTGTGTCTTGGTTCCTGGCGGATTTGGAGATCGTGGTGTACGAGGTATGATCTTGGCTGCAAAATATGCCAGAGAAAACAATGTTCCTTATCTGGGGATATGTTTGGGGATGCAGATATCTGTGATTGAGTTTGCTAGAGCT gttttgggtCTGGAAAGGGCAGACAGCACCGAGTTTGATGCACAAACACCCAATCCTGTTGTAATTTTCATGCCTGAG GGTTCAAGAACACATATGGGAAGCACAATGAGATTAGGATCGAGAAGAACACTTTTCCAAACTCCTGATTGCATTACTTCAAAACT TTACCATAACTCAAAGTATGTTGATGAACGGCATCGGCATAGATATGAG GTAAACCCAGATGTCATTGGAATTCTTGAAGAAGCTGGCCTAAAATTTGTAGGGAAGGATGACAGCGGAAGAAGAATGGAG ATTTTAGAGCTTCCAAGTCATCCATTCTATATAGGAGTGCAATTTCAtccagaatttaaatcaaggcCTAGGAGGCCCTCAGCTCTTTTTCTAG GTCTTATCTTGGCAGCAACAGGGCAGTTGGAAACGTATCTTAGTGGGAATCAAAGCAATAGTTGA
- the LOC133745584 gene encoding uncharacterized protein LOC133745584, whose amino-acid sequence MNESGRAGERVVMRPEPSSVAEANISECSSSSSPSPSTPASASASASGKRSRDPEDEVYLDNFHSHKRYLSEIMASSLNGLTVGDPLPDNLMESPARSETMFYARDDMPLEYSPMSEDSDDSRFCENPINTFSSQHESTPSSPVSPYRYQRPLTGFPSTCSTSSHPSHSCALTNFNCSQSRQRGSDSEGRFPSSPSDICHSADLRRAALLRSVQMRTQPVGPPSFELTFGSGHSIEGEERPCSYMKSLVDERDYQIGECSSMGISEPDFKAEKSCRMMNMDVKGNHSAAD is encoded by the exons ATGAATGAATCTGGTAGAGCAGGGGAAAGAGTAGTAATGCGTCCAGAACCGAGCTCAGTAGCAGAAGCGAACATTTCAGAAtgttcatcttcatcatcaccgTCACCATCGACCCCCGCATCTGCATCTGCATCTGCATCCGGAAAGAGAAGCAGAGATCCTGAAGATGAGGTTTACCTCGACAATTTCCACTCTCACAAGCGTTATCTCAGCGAG ATCATGGCATCTAGTTTGAATGGACTTACTGTTGGAGATCCACTCCCTGACAATCTCATGGAATCTCCTGCAAGGTCTGAAACCATGTTTTATGCAAG GGATGATATGCCCTTAGAATACTCACCAATGTCAGAGGACTCAGATGACTCTCGCTTCTGTGAGAACCCCATAAACACGTTCTCCTCACAACATGAGAGCACCCCTTCTAGTCCAGTCTCTCCGTATAGGTACCAAAGACCACTTACTGGGTTTCCTTCAACTTGTTCGACTAGTTCGCATCCTTCACATAGCTGCGCTCTCACTAATTTCAACTGCTCACAGTCCCGTCAACGAGGCTCTGATTCAGAGGGGCGATTCCCATCATCACCTAGTGACATTTGCCACTCAGCTGACTTAAGGAGGGCTGCACTCTTACGGTCAGTGCAGATGAGAACACAACCTGTTGGTCCCCCATCTTTTGAGTTGACATTTGGTTCAGGGCATAGTATTGAAGGCGAGGAGAGGCCATGCTCCTATATGAAATCTTTAGTTGATGAAAGGGATTACCAGATTGGTGAGTGTTCTTCTATGGGTATCTCAGAGCCTGACTTCAAGGCAGAAAAATCATGCAGGATGATGAATATGGATGTCAAGGGGAATCATTCTGCTGCAGATTAA
- the LOC133745582 gene encoding uncharacterized protein LOC133745582 isoform X2, which yields MARYYFAIIDRRRPISSLTLWRGLGMLNPNRLRLRAFTGKHGFISLAAAKLRCSAWIDNSINTFITRALSSSSGDDDFSELGSPVPKAATSLPKLMTEKPEPYNKKANRRRKPSRVPLESSTSLKNDSSKLEASKRPFLSDEVSVNCFGPTISPLVDKEAVSIRIANINSETTDSAIHSMCTSYGCLEGLVRTKEDAVDAFFSVEDNADIDSIVAKLNDTVMNDHKWSAKLHHRDSTPAVMSKESNGNFNVGLHVSRQLAEVRRQVTMKTVCIEDLEYLHNALVHLEAHSCSRTSISKDD from the exons ATGGCCCGTTACTATTTTGCTATAATCGATCGACGGCGTCCCATTTCCTCGTTGACACTTTGGCGCGGTTTGGGGATGTTGAACCCTAATAGGCTCCGGCTCCGAGCCTTCACCG GTAAACATGGCTTCATTTCACTGGCAGCGGCAAAGCTTCG ATGTAGTGCTTGGATAGATAATTCtatcaacacattcattacaaGGGCATTGTCTTCGTCTTCTGGAGATGATGACTTCTCAGAATTGGGATCCCCTGTGCCTAAAGCTGCAACTAGTCTTCCGAAGTTGATGACGGAGAAACCTGAGCCTTATAATAAG aaaGCTAACCGTAGGAGAAAACCGTCTCGAGTGCCGTTAGAAAGCAGCACCAGCTTGAAAAATGATTCCTCAAAACTGG AAGCAAGCAAGAGACCTTTTTTGTCTGATGAGGTTTCTGTAAATTGCTTCGGTCCTACAATTAGTCCACTAGTTGACAAAGAGGCAGTTAGCATTAGGATTGCCAACATCAACTCAGAGACCACTGATTCTGCGATACATTCTATGTGTACGTCCTATGGTTGCTTGGAGGGGCTTGTGCGAACAAAAGAGGATGCAGTGGATGCCTTCTTTAGCGTTGAGGACAATGCTGACATAGACAGCATAGTTGCAAA GTTGAATGATACAGTCATGAATGACCATAAGTGGTCAGCTAAATTACATCATAGAGACTCCACTCCTGCTGTGATGAGCAAGGAAAGTAATGGTAACTTTAATGTGGGATTACATGTAAGCCGTCAGTTGGCTGAAGTGAGAAGGCAAGTTACCATGAAGACCGTGTGCATAGAAGATTTGGAGTATCTGCATAATGCCTTGGTGCACCTTGAAGCTCATTCTTGCAGCAGGACTAGTATTTCCAAGGATGACTGA
- the LOC133745582 gene encoding uncharacterized protein LOC133745582 isoform X1 translates to MARYYFAIIDRRRPISSLTLWRGLGMLNPNRLRLRAFTGKHGFISLAAAKLRCSAWIDNSINTFITRALSSSSGDDDFSELGSPVPKAATSLPKLMTEKPEPYNKKANRRRKPSRVPLESSTSLKNDSSKLESVEASKRPFLSDEVSVNCFGPTISPLVDKEAVSIRIANINSETTDSAIHSMCTSYGCLEGLVRTKEDAVDAFFSVEDNADIDSIVAKLNDTVMNDHKWSAKLHHRDSTPAVMSKESNGNFNVGLHVSRQLAEVRRQVTMKTVCIEDLEYLHNALVHLEAHSCSRTSISKDD, encoded by the exons ATGGCCCGTTACTATTTTGCTATAATCGATCGACGGCGTCCCATTTCCTCGTTGACACTTTGGCGCGGTTTGGGGATGTTGAACCCTAATAGGCTCCGGCTCCGAGCCTTCACCG GTAAACATGGCTTCATTTCACTGGCAGCGGCAAAGCTTCG ATGTAGTGCTTGGATAGATAATTCtatcaacacattcattacaaGGGCATTGTCTTCGTCTTCTGGAGATGATGACTTCTCAGAATTGGGATCCCCTGTGCCTAAAGCTGCAACTAGTCTTCCGAAGTTGATGACGGAGAAACCTGAGCCTTATAATAAG aaaGCTAACCGTAGGAGAAAACCGTCTCGAGTGCCGTTAGAAAGCAGCACCAGCTTGAAAAATGATTCCTCAAAACTGG AGAGTGTAGAAGCAAGCAAGAGACCTTTTTTGTCTGATGAGGTTTCTGTAAATTGCTTCGGTCCTACAATTAGTCCACTAGTTGACAAAGAGGCAGTTAGCATTAGGATTGCCAACATCAACTCAGAGACCACTGATTCTGCGATACATTCTATGTGTACGTCCTATGGTTGCTTGGAGGGGCTTGTGCGAACAAAAGAGGATGCAGTGGATGCCTTCTTTAGCGTTGAGGACAATGCTGACATAGACAGCATAGTTGCAAA GTTGAATGATACAGTCATGAATGACCATAAGTGGTCAGCTAAATTACATCATAGAGACTCCACTCCTGCTGTGATGAGCAAGGAAAGTAATGGTAACTTTAATGTGGGATTACATGTAAGCCGTCAGTTGGCTGAAGTGAGAAGGCAAGTTACCATGAAGACCGTGTGCATAGAAGATTTGGAGTATCTGCATAATGCCTTGGTGCACCTTGAAGCTCATTCTTGCAGCAGGACTAGTATTTCCAAGGATGACTGA